From Anopheles funestus chromosome 3RL, idAnoFuneDA-416_04, whole genome shotgun sequence, a single genomic window includes:
- the LOC125769580 gene encoding serine protease 53-like, with amino-acid sequence MAAIGWTRSEGRIDYRCGGSLITWRFILTAAHCAVQTIDAKHIQPDTTRLGDTDLGSNEDDEFAQQVGIDRIIKHPQYKESKNYYDIALIKLLEQVQVNKAISVACVWREPDAPSDMLEAVGFGSPGYLEKLSPTLQKVQLRALDTSTCAERLPMDRRRMPEGLRPDQLCAYSETMDTCDGDSGGPLQTELHDVFGNVYPLVVGVVSFGTPCVEGSMGVYTRVSSYLDWIEKEVNQSLSYDVCTGFDYENRKQNPAISATINSNGPFYRLGLLWEEEEADIYQCGGLLIHYQYVLTSADCVTSSKGPPKFVASHPDRDRAPVEDVFVHPQFLKGKPYFDIAVIKILKYAHPNLSGLVCPWIKKGCGTWIREPVQFGASIPLSRELQKHESTARKYVQAFLYSYKRCPTDEDVADNDLICITSKLPLIPRLCKVDYGGPVMNDLSGDNLKVLGILSRATEGCDGDVIFTRIEPHRKWLKSIVYKNPPKKERRKPNGASHHPTNRRFDEKSSLATFVALALAFVCGISIIVWMQVKLTC; translated from the exons ATGGCCGCTATTGGATGGACCAGATCCGAAGGGAGAATTGATTACAGATGCGGCGGAAGTTTGATAACATGGAGATTTATCTTGACCGCGGCTCATTGTGCTGTGCAAACCATTGATGCAAAGCA CATACAACCAGATACCACCCGTTTGGGAGACACGGATCTTGGCAGCAACGAAGACGATGAATTTGCGCAACAGGTTGGAATTGATCGTATCATCAAACACCCTCAGTATAAGGaatcaaaaaattattatgatATTGCGCTTATCAAACTGCTGGAACAAGTTCAGGTAAACAAAGCTATTAGCGTGGCGTGTGTTTGGCGGGAACCTGATGCACCTAGTGATATGCTGGAAGCAGTGGGTTTTGGTTCACCGGGATATTTGGAAAAGCTAAGTCCCACCTTGCAAAAGGTACAACTTCGAGCACTGGATACGTCAACATGTGCTGAACGTTTACCGATGGATCGTCGTCGAATGCCCGAAGGATTGCGTCCGGATCAGTTGTGTGCCTACAGTGAGACTATGGACACTTGTGACGGCGATTCAGGAGGTCCGCTTCAAACGGAGTTGCACGACGTGTTTGGCAATGTATATCCGCTTGTGGTAGGTGTTGTATCATTCGGAACTCCCTGTGTAGAAGGCTCGATGGGAGTCTACACAAGAGTCAGCTCGTActtggattggatcgagaaagAAGTGAATCAGTCCCTTAGTTATGACG TTTGTACCGGATTTGACTATGAAAATCGCAAGCAGAACCCCGCAATATCCGCTACAATTAACTCAAATGGACCATTCTATCGCCTTGGACTGTTgtgggaagaagaagaagcagacATCTACCAGTGTGGAGGACTTTTGATCCACTATCAGTATGTTCTCACATCAGCAGATTGTGTCACGTCCAGTAAGGGTCCTCCAAAGTTCGTTGCATCGCACCCAGATAGGGATCGTGCCCCGGTTGAGGATGTGTTTGTTCATCCTCAatttttgaaaggaaaacctTACTTTGACATCGCCGTTATAAAGATACTGAAATACGCACATCCTAATCTTAGTGGTCTAGTTTGCCCGTGGATTAAAAAAGGATGTGGTACATGGATTCGGGAACCAGTTCAGTTTGGGGCATCAATTCCGCTGTCCAGAGAATTGCAGAAACACGAGAGCACAGCTCGAAAGTATGTACAGGCTTTTCTGTATAGCTATAAACGATGTCCCACTGATGAAGATGTTGCCGACAACGATCTAATCTGCATCACCAGTAAATTGCCGTTGATACCACGATTGTGTAAG GTTGATTATGGAGGACCTGTTATGAATGACCTATCTGGAGATAATTTAAAAGTTCTTGGTATATTGTCACGAGCCACGGAGGGATGTGACGGTGATGTTATCTTTACGCGCATAGAACCTCACAGGAAATGGTTAAAGTCTATAGTATATAAAAACCCGCCCAAaaaggagagaagaaaaccAAATGGGGCTAGCCATCATCCAACGAACCGTCGATTTGATGAGAAAAGCTCATTGGCTACGTTTGTGGCATTGGCATTGGCATTCGTTTGTGGAATTTCTATCATTGTGTGGATGCAAGTTAAGTTAACTTGTTAA
- the LOC125767484 gene encoding transmembrane protease serine 9-like: MIVLLQIIIAIANGVLCQDFLDYPPINYTAGESFEDCERRFPVDSTEYSVVQAVGGVRAFQGEFQYMAAIGWTRSEARIDYLCGGSLITWRFILTAAHCAVDANHIPPDTTRLGDTDLGSNEDDEFAQQVGIARIIKHPQYKESKKYYDIALIELQQQLWGNEAINLACVWREQDVPSELLEAVGFGALGFGEMLSPTLQKVKLRALDTSTCAGRIPMDRRRMPEGLRPDQLCAHSETMDTCEGDSGGPLQTELHDVFGNIYPLLVGVVSFGTPCTEGSTGVYTRVTSYLDWIVKEVNQSLSYEDCVSWGYRKQNPAISASVISNFPFQRVGLLWKEEEADIYQCGGLLIDYQYVLTSADCVTSSKGPPKFVASHPDRDRAPVEDVFVHPRFLKGKPYFDIAVIKILKYANPEQSKPVCPWNEKLYGHWAQNTLQFGATLSLFVELQSDPTLRSYIHSSLFVDRCVAGETVPENDLICIERKVSLIPGLCKVDYGGPVVTDIYMNNYKVHGILSRATQGCDSNVIFTSLAPHKQWLESIMFKKLNERLIFSD; the protein is encoded by the exons ATGATCGTTCTTCTTCAAATAATAATAGCGATAGCAAATGGAGTACTATGTCAAGATTTTTTGGATTATCCTCCTATAAATTATACTGCTGGAGAGAGTTTTGAAG ACTGCGAGAGACGTTTCCCAGTCGATTCAACCGAATATTCGGTGGTTCAAGCAGTTGGTGGGGTGAGAGCCTTTCAAGGAGAGTTTCAATATATGGCCGCTATTGGATGGACCAGATCCGAAGCGAGAATCGATTATCTGTGTGGCGGAAGTTTGATAACATGGAGATTTATCTTGACCGCGGCTCATTGTGCTGTAGATGCAAACCA CATACCACCAGATACCACCCGTTTGGGAGACACGGATCTCGGCAGCAACGAAGACGATGAATTTGCGCAACAGGTTGGAATTGCTCGTATCATCAAACACCCTCAGTATAAGGAATCAAAAAAGTACTATGATATTGCGCTTATCGAACTGCAGCAACAGTTGTGGGGAAACGAAGCAATAAACCTTGCCTGTGTGTGGCGGGAACAAGACGTTCCTAGTGAGTTGCTCGAAGCGGTGGGCTTTGGCGCACTAGGATTTGGGGAGATGTTAAGTCCCACCTTGCAGAAGGTAAAACTTCGAGCACTGGACACGTCAACATGTGCTGGACGTATCCCGATGGATCGTCGTCGAATGCCCGAAGGATTGCGTCCGGATCAGTTGTGTGCCCACAGTGAGACGATGGACACTTGTGAAGGCGATTCAGGAGGTCCGCTTCAAACGGAATTGCACGACGTGTTTGGCAATATATATCCCCTTCTGGTAGGTGTTGTATCATTCGGAACTCCCTGTACAGAAGGTTCGACGGGAGTCTACACAAGAGTCACCTCGTACTTGGATTGGATCGTGAAGGAAGTGAATCAGTCCCTTAGTTATGAGG ACTGTGTTAGTTGGGGATATCGCAAGCAGAATCCCGCAATATCCGCTTCGGTGATATCAAACTTTCCATTCCAACGCGTTGGATTACTGTGgaaggaagaagaagcagaCATCTACCAGTGTGGAGGACTCTTGATCGACTATCAGTATGTTCTCACATCAGCAGATTGTGTCACGTCCAGTAAGGGTCCTCCAAAGTTCGTTGCATCGCACCCAGATAGGGATCGTGCCCCGGTTGAGGATGTGTTTGTTCATCCTCGgtttttgaaaggaaaacctTACTTTGACATCGCCGTTATAAAGATACTGAAATACGCAAACCCAGAGCAAAGCAAACCAGTTTGTCCGTGGAATGAAAAGCTGTACGGCCATTGGGCTCAGAATACACTTCAGTTTGGAGCAACTTTATCGTTATTCGTAGAGCTTCAGAGTGACCCAACTCTACGAAGTTATATACATTCATCGCTGTTCGTTGATCGATGTGTTGCTGGCGAAACTGTACCGGAAAACGATCTAATCTGCATAGAACGTAAAGTCTCGTTAATACCAGGATTGTGCAAG GTTGATTATGGAGGACCCGTTGTGACTGACATATATATGAATAACTATAAAGTTCATGGTATATTGTCCCGAGCCACACAGGGATGTGACAGTAATGTTATCTTTACCAGCCTAGCACCTCACAAACAGTGGTTAGAGTCGATCATGTTTAAAAAGCTAAATGAGCGACTTATTTTTAGCGATTAA
- the LOC125767485 gene encoding ovochymase-2-like — MNDAVKYLVFPLVILFNGIVSVQLQSFLSTPPPDYNQRTSLRDCPKRFYTELDDGGDFVGAFGGFRVLRGEFQHMVAIGWSRAGGKIDYLCGGSLISKQFVLTAAHCKTDGNDLQPDTVRLGDTDLGSTEDDEFAQQIAIARMIVHPNYRGNRKYYDVALIELQQMAKFTEAVCSACLWQEKTLPDGAMDAVGFGATGFGEALSPTLQRVVLNHVEQEECAKRITVSKREMPQGFRMDQFCAASDGMDTCEGDSGGPIGVKLLDVGGSVIPLVTGVVSFGTPCAAGSTGVYTKVSEYINWIERTTNASYSYAVCSRETSCIGRPKETVNVNFERIYTQSRFGLLWTEGDSSLAECAATLIDYQYLLTTASCVTSRKGHPKYVVSKKDEIAAITDVYVSPLYQAGRPENDVALLKMEQYVNYTVYRPACLWDRGIDGEWGIDPKFSAFGLFNDTIIVTARNGTGCEDETMRGTDLRCFHNHLAMMPGVCWMDYGGPVIDKAFWGEVVSLYGIVSPLSKGCGSNLYMIDITPHIAWIEAIIVGRRDQYLVFSD, encoded by the exons ATGAATGACGCTGTGAAATATTTAGTCTTCCCACTGGTGATACTATTCAATGGCATTGTTTCGGTGCAGCTGCAATCATTTTTAAGTACACCTCCACCGGACTACAATCAACGAACATCTCTGAGAG ATTGTCCTAAGCGGTTTTACACGGAGTTAGATGATGGTGGCGATTTTGTTGGTGCATTTGGTGGATTTCGAGTTTTACGTGGAGAGTTTCAACACATG GTAGCGATCGGTTGGTCCCGTGCCGGTGGTAAAATTGATTACCTTTGTGGTGGAAGTTTGATTAGCAAACAGTTCGTGCTGACAGCGGCGCATTGCAAAACGGATGGGAACGA TCTTCAGCCGGACACAGTGCGGCTAGGTGACACGGATTTGGGAAGCACCGAGGATGACGAGTTTGCACAACAAATCGCGATCGCTCGTATGATCGTGCATCCCAATTATCGGGGAAATCGTAAATACTATGATGTGGCATTGATTGAGCTGCAGCAAATGGCAAAGTTCACGGAAGCAGTATGTTCTGCGTGTTTATGGCAAGAGAAGACCCTACCCGACGGTGCCATGGATGCGGTCGGGTTCGGAGCAACCGGTTTCGGCGAAGCGCTTAGTCCGACACTGCAACGCGTAGTGCTGAACCACGTAGAGCAGGAAGAGTGTGCGAAGAGGATTACGGTAAGCAAGCGCGAAATGCCACAAGGCTTTCGAATGGATCAGTTTTGTGCGGCCAGCGATGGAATGGATACTTGCGAAGGTGATTCCGGTGGTCCGATTGGAGTGAAGCTGCTGGATGTTGGAGGTTCCGTCATCCCACTGGTAACCGGTGTTGTTTCGTTCGGAACACCTTGTGCTGCCGGATCTACCGGTGTGTACACCAAAGTAAGCGAATACATCAATTGGATCGAACGTACGACAAATGCATCGTATAGTTACGCAG TCTGCAGCAGGGAAACGTCTTGTATCGGACGACCAAAGGAGACCGTGAACGTGAACTTTGAGAGAATCTACACACAGAGTCGATTTGGCCTACTCTGGACGGAAGGCGACAGTTCGTTGGCAGAGTGTGCGGCTACGCTGATCGACTATCAGTACCTTCTTACAACCGCTTCTTGCGTTACATCCCGTAAAGGTCACCCGAAGTATGTAGTTTCGAAGAAGGATGAAATAGCAGCGATCACCGATGTCTACGTTTCGCCTCTATACCAAGCTGGCCGTCCGGAAAATGATGTCGCTTTGCTGAAAATGGAGCAGTACGTCAACTATACGGTGTACCGTCCGGCATGTCTTTGGGATCGCGGAATCGATGGTGAGTGGGGTATCGATCCAAAGTTTAGCGCATTCGGTTTGTTTAATGACACCATCATCGTCACCGCTCGCAATGGTACGGGATGTGAGGATGAGACTATGCGTGGAACAGACTTACGTTGCTTCCATAATCACCTGGCTATGATGCCAGGAGTTTGTTGG ATGGACTACGGAGGCCCAGTTATTGATAAAGCGTTCTGGGGCGAGGTAGTGTCTCTGTATGGCATTGTTTCACCCTTGAGTAAAGGTTGTGGATCCAATTTGTATATGATCGACATTACGCCTCATATCGCATGGATAGAAGCAATCATCGTTGGTAGACGGGATCAGTATCTTGTGTTCTCAGACTAA